A portion of the Mus pahari chromosome 17, PAHARI_EIJ_v1.1, whole genome shotgun sequence genome contains these proteins:
- the LOC110334452 gene encoding keratin, type II cytoskeletal 71, with translation MSRQFTCKSGASNRGFSGCSAVLSGGSSSSYRAGGKGLSGGFGSRSLYSLGGGRSITLNMASGSGKNGGFGFGWNRASGFAGSIFGSVALGPVCPAVCPPGGIHQVTVNESLLAPLNVELDPEIQKVRAQEREQIKALNNKFASFIDKVRFLEQQNQVLETKWELLQQLDLNNCKNNLEPILEGYISNMRKQLETLSGDRVRLDSELRNVRDVVEDYKKKYEEEINRRTAAENEFVLLKKDVDAAYANKVELQAKVDTMDQDIKFFKCLFEAEMAQIQSHISDMSVILSMDNNRNLDLDSIIDEVRAQYEEIALKSKAEAEALYQTKFQELQLAAGRHGDDLKNTKNEITELTRFIQRLRSEIENAKKQASNLETAIADAEQRGDSALKDARAKLDELEGALHQAKEELARMLREYQELMSLKLALDMEIATYRKLLESEECRMSGEYSSPVSISIISSTSGSGGYGFRPSTVSGGYVANSTSCISGVCSVRGGENRSRGSASDYKDTLTKGSSLSTPSKKGGR, from the exons ATGAGTCGCCAATTCACCTGCAAGTCTGGAGCCAGCAACAGGGGCTTCAGTGGTTGCTCTGCAGTGCTCTCCGGGGGAAGCTCATCCTCCTACCGGGCAGGAGGCAAAGGGCTCAGCGGTGGCTTTGGCAGTCGGAGTCTCTACAGCCTGGGAGGCGGCAGGAGCATCACTCTCAACATGGCTAGTGGCAGCGGGAAGAACGGAGGTTTTGGATTTGGCTGGAACCGAGCCAGTGGCTTTGCCGGAAGTATCTTTGGCAGTGTGGCCCTGGGACCTGTATGCCCTGCTGTGTGCCCGCCCGGCGGTATCCACCAGGTCACAGTCAATGAGAGCCTTCTGGCCCCACTCAATGTGGAGCTGGACCCAGAGATCCAGAAGGTGCGCGCACAGGAGCGGGAGCAGATCAAGGCTCTGAACAACAAGTTTGCCTCCTTCATTGACAAG GTGCGCTTCCTGGAGCAGCAGAACCAGGTGCTGGAGACCAAGTGGGAGCTGCTGCAGCAGCTGGACCTGAACAACTGCAAGAACAACCTGGAGCCCATCCTCGAGGGCTACATCAGCAACATGAGGAAGCAGCTGGAGACACTGTCTGGGGACAGAGTGAGGCTGGACTCCGAGCTGAGGAACGTGCGTGACGTGGTGGAGGACTACAAGAAGAA GTATGAGGAGGAGATCAACCGGCGGACAGCTGCAGAGAATGAGTTTGTGCTGCTGAAGAAG GACGTGGATGCAGCTTATGCCAACAAGGTGGAACTGCAGGCCAAGGTGGACACCATGGACCAGGACATCAAATTCTTCAAGTGTCTGTTCGAAGCT GAGATGGCTCAGATCCAGTCCCACATCAGCGACATGTCCGTCATCCTGTCCATGGACAACAATAGGAACCTGGACCTGGACAGCATCATCGATGAGGTTCGCGCCCAGTATGAGGAGATCGCCCTGAAGAGCAAGGCTGAAGCCGAGGCCCTGTACCAGACCAAG ttccaggagctgCAGTTGGCAGCCGGTCGCCATGGAGATGACCTCAAAAACACCAAGAATGAAATCACCGAGCTGACCCGGTTCATCCAGAGACTCCGATCAGAGATTGAGAATGCAAAGAAGCAG GCTTCTAACCTAGAGACGGCCATCGCTGATGCTGAGCAGCGAGGAGACAGTGCCCTCAAGGATGCCAGGGCTAAGCTGGATGAGCTGGAGGGTGCCCTGCACCAGGCCAAGGAGGAACTGGCCAGGATGCTGCGTGAATATCAGGAGCTCATGAGCCTAAAGTTGGCCCTGGACATGGAGATCGCCACCTACCGCAAGCTGCTGGAGAGCGAGGAGTGCAG GATGTCCGGAGAATACTCTTCCCCTGTCAGCATCT ccaTTATCAGCAGCACCAGTGGCAGTGGAGGCTATGGCTTCCGGCCCAGCACAGTCAGCGGTGGCTATGTGGCCAATAGCACTAGCTGCATCTCTGGAGTGTGCAGTGTCCGTGGTGGGGAGAACAGGAGCAGAGGTAGTGCCAGCGATTACAAGGATACCCTAACAAAGGGCTCCAGTCTGAGCACCCCCTCCAAGAAAGGTGGCCGGTGA
- the LOC110334573 gene encoding LOW QUALITY PROTEIN: keratin, type II cytoskeletal 74-like (The sequence of the model RefSeq protein was modified relative to this genomic sequence to represent the inferred CDS: deleted 1 base in 1 codon; substituted 1 base at 1 genomic stop codon): MIITTKIYLSQTASCHAAGHRTGAGLSSRSLCSLGGNQHISFSVAGGSARATRHSFGHGYCRGQSSGFANSLFGSVALGPNCPSVCLPRGIHQVTVNKYLLAPLNVELDPEIQKVRAQEREQIKVLNDKFASFIDKVRFLEQQNQVLQTKWELLQQLDLSNCRRNLEPVYEVHISSLQKQLDSLSGDRVRLDSELRNMRDVVEYYKKRYEVEITRRTAAENEFVLLKKDADAAYTVKVELLAKVDSLDKDIKFLKCLYDAEIAQLQTHTSETAVILSMGNNRDLDLANNRDLDLASIIAELRGHYEDIALKSKAEAEALYQTKIQELQLAAGCHGDSLKHIRSEMLELNRLIQRICCDIANVKKHCSNLEMAIADAEQRGNSALKNAQVKLDELERALHQAKEELAQMLREYQELMGLKLSLDVEIATYRKLQEGEESRXGLEGNATMSGENPSSVSVSVIISSDGSCGYHPSSMVSDFEDGNAVGSPSTPRNSQTKTRGSSVDLRDAQDKSAAAAAGTLARKAA, translated from the exons ATGATAATTACAACCAAGATCTATTTATCCCAGACAGCTTCTTGCCACGCAGCTGGCCACAGGACTGGGGCTGGCCTCAGCAGCAGGAGCCTCTGCAGTCTCGGAGGGAATCAGCATATTTCCTTCAGTGTGGCAGGTGGCAGTGCTCGGGCTACGAGGCACAGCTTTGGGCATGGGTATTGTAGGGGTCAATCGAGTGGCTTTGCCAACAGCCTGTTTGGCAGCGTGGCCCTGGGGCCCAATTGTCCATCTGTGTGTCTGCCTAGGGGCATTCACCAGGTCACAGTCAACAAGTACCTCCTGGCTCCCTTGAATGTGGAGCTGGACCCTGAGATCCAGAAGGTTCGAGCACAGGAGCGGGAGCAGATCAAGGTTCTGAATGACAAGTTTGCCTCCTTCATCGACAAG GTGCGCTTCCTGGAGCAGCAGAACCAGGTGCTGCAGACCAAGTGGGAGCTGCTGCAGCAGCTGGACCTGAGCAACTGCAGGAGGAACCTGGAGCCTGTTTATGAGGTCCACATCAGCAGCCTGCAAAAGCAGCTGGATTCACTGTCTGGGGACAGGGTGAGGCTGGACTCGGAGCTGAGGAACATGAGGGATGTAGTGGAGTACTACAAGAAAAG ATATGAGGTTGAGATCACCCGACGTACAGCGGCAGAGAATGAGTTTGTGCTGCTTAAGAAG GATGCAGATGCAGCCTACACCGTCAAGGTGGAACTTCTAGCCAAGGTGGACTCTCTGGACAAAGACATCAAATTTCTCAAGTGTCTGTATGATGCG GAGATTGCCCAGCTCCAGACTCACACCAGTGAGACCGCTGTCATCCTGTCCATGGGCAACAATCGAGATCTGGACCTTGCCAACAATCGAGATCTGGACCTTGCCAGTATCATTGCTGAACTCCGTGGCCACTACGAGGACATCGCCCTCAAGAGCAAGGCCGAAGCTGAGGCGTTGTACCAGACCAAG ATCCAGGAGCTGCAGCTGGCAGCTGGCTGCCAT GGGGACAGCCTGAAACACATCAGGAGTGAGATGTTGGAGCTGAACCGGCTTATCCAGAGGATCTGCTGTGACATCGCTAACGTGAAGAAGCAT TGTTCCAATCTGGAAATGGCCATTGCTGATGCTGAGCAGAGAGGGAACAGTGCCCTCAAGAATGCCCAGGTCAAGCTGGATGAGCTGGAGAGAGCCCTGCACCAGGCCAAGGAGGAGCTGGCTCAGATGCTGCGTGAGTACCAGGAGCTCATGGGCCTGAAGCTGTCACTGGATGTGGAGATTGCTACCTACAGGAAGCTGCAGGAGGGCGAGGAGAGCAGGTGAGGCCTGGAGGGCAATGCCACG ATGTCTGGTGAGAACCCATCctctgtgagtgtct CTGTCATCATCAGCAGTGATGGGTCCTGTGGTTATCATCCAAGCTCCATGGTCTCTGACTTTGAGGATGGCAATGCAGTTGGTAGCCCCAGCACCCCTCGAAACAGCCAGACCAAGACTAGAGGCTCAAGTGTAGACCTCAGGGATGCCCAGGACAAgagcgctgctgctgctgctggtaccCTGGCCAGGAAGGCCGCTTGA